The DNA window AAATGGAACTAACCAAATTAGATCTCTTGAAGAAGACCTATTtgaccttccatgccaccaatattgtcctgcagcaacaatatagggcacataaattcaccaagttttcggatttgatctctgttttacttctcgctgaaaagctgaaccaacttttgatgaagaatcatcaagctcaaccCACTGGCTCCAACGCAACGTCTGAAGGGCATGTGACCTATTCTAGCAGCCATAAACGACGAAAGAACCATCGTGGCCGTGGCAATGGGCGGCAAGTCCAACCACAGGCCCAAGGTCAACAAAGTGCCGCACCTAAGGGAAGAAATGTGACCCAGCAACGTCCACCACTCGCCCCAAAggtcccaaacttcaagaacaagggcaaagctccCGTTCAGGTTGCTTCTACTGAACTGGacatgtgctatcgttgtggatcaagggatcattggtcacgcgtatgccgagcttcccttgaggctattgccaaatatcattctcgtcgtgagtttaactttgcacatgtggatcatccggaagatgcaactacatcaatggagatatTGGATTTCCAGGAGGCGTCATCACCTATGGATGAAaaaattagacatgtttttaaGGTGTTTATCCCTACTGGccgaacccactaggagtggtCGGCCCTACCCCCATATTttgctaggtttatggtttaattttgaacaatttttctatgtatttggaataatttgtttggttttggtttgttttgaattatggattgttatttgaatggatattattttcttgaattgcttaattgaatgaatggacttatatttatacatgtgacaaattcaatcaatttatttctaagTATGTCTAgtagggaagttagttgtctggcagatagtgcaaccatgcATACCATCTTGCGTgaacgacactattttactaatttAATCcccaagaaagctcatttgacaactctctcaggcccatccaacctgattgaaggatacaaAAAGACAtgtatcatgttgtctaatAGTACAATTCTGACCATTaaggaggcactctattctccacgttccagaAGAatgttgctgagttttagagatattcgagataataaatatcatcttgaaaccactgaagatcatggttctgaatttctttgtatcacttcaaaTGAATATGGCTATAAACATATTCATGAGAAGTTGGAATGCTTGCCGAATGGGTTGTACATCATAACCATTCACGACATAGAAGCCCAtagtgtggccggccctatgccTGAGTTCCCAAACACTTTGTTACTTTGActtgatcgtttgggacatcctggacatGACATGATGtgtcgtatcctcaaatcttcacatggGCATAAGTTACATCCCTATGTTGGACTCCCACCATGCAAAACGTGTTatttagggaagttgaatacccaaccctcatatacaaagattattcacgaccccCCTAAATTTCTTTAGAGGATTCaatgggacatttgtggaccaatCCAACCAACCTGCGAACCATTTAAATaatttatggtgttggttgatgcatcaacaagatggtcacatgtttgcatgttgtccacacgcaatgccgcgtttgctaaactcctagctcaaatAATTAAGCTAAGGGATccccaccctgattatccgatcaagtcgATTCAACTGGATAACGCTGGAAAGTTTACGTCATaaacttttgacgattattgcatgtcagtaggaATTAATGTGGAACATCCTgtgccccatgttcacacccaaaacagCCTggtagaagctttcataaagctcattcaattgatagctcaaactttggttatgagaactAAACTGCCGGtatctgcctagggctatgcaatattgcacgcagctatgttggtcctCCTGAGGCCCACCGCTACCCAACCACATTCACCGTTACAGTTGGTCACTGGATACAAGCTTGACGTCTCGCATTTATGGGGGTTTGGGTGCACCATTTATGTGCCAAAAGTGCCGccgctacgtaccaaaatgggtcctcagagaAGAAAGGGAATcgatgtcggttatgattcgccatcaattgtttgctacttagaacccttgacaggagatctctttaccgcacgttttgtggattgtcactttgatgagatagtcttcccgtcgttagagggagataagcatgctaacgttcCCGTAGAATGCCgcgaattgtcgtggtatgctcccactatgtctcatttagatcccctcACTGCCCAGTCTGAAATTGAGGTGCGtcgaattatagatcttcagagcattgctcaaagcatgccagatgcttttagTGATCTATaaaaggtgacaagatcacacaTACCCGCTACAAACACACATGCAAGGATAAATGTACCCTGTGTACGTCAACAACCCGCTTGGGAAGGTTGGACCGTCCCCGAAGATAGGGAGGCCGCACCTTCTATGTGGCAAGGTACATTAGcgactagccaatcatctgctccgACCATGAAGCGTGACaaaccccttggttcaaaggattcataaCCCCGGAATAGGAAAATGACACCAACTAGTGACCTTAGTTTGAATCCAACCATCGCCCACTCATCCAttccaacgcatgaggttattctagattacgatgATGTTTCAGATGAAACATGCTggcctcccgagaatcgtgagatttcagtCCATTAcacagtattggatgaggtttggaataggaatgagatgatcgtcgacgaAGCATTCACatactcagtagctactgacatcatgcttagtgatgacattgaaccacgttccattgatgaatgccgacgtagaaccgattggtcaaactggaaataaGCAATCCAGGTTGAACTCGATTCGCTAGTGAAACGTAAGGTAtttggacctatcgttcctacaccACCATGCGTGAAGCccattggctacaagtgggttttcgtgaggaagcgtaatgagaagaatgaaataatgCGATACAAAGCATGCCTCGTAGCGCAAAGCTTTTCTTAGCGCCTAGGGATTGATTACAAGGAGACgtattcccccgtaatggacgttataatgttttgctacctaatcagtttggtagtttctgaaaaactgaatatgcagcttatgaacgtggtaaccgcgtatctctatggggatttAGAAATGGAAATTTGTATGAAAGTTCCAtaaggacttccattgactggttcaaatagttttaaaccacgaaacactctctcaatt is part of the Malus domestica chromosome 12, GDT2T_hap1 genome and encodes:
- the LOC139189852 gene encoding uncharacterized protein, producing the protein MELTKLDLLKKTYLTFHATNIVLQQQYRAHKFTKFSDLISVLLLAEKLNQLLMKNHQAQPTGSNATSEGHVTYSSSHKRRKNHRGRGNGRQVQPQAQGQQSAAPKGRNVTQQRPPLAPKVPNFKNKGKAPVQVASTELDMCYRCGSRDHWSRVCRASLEAIAKYHSRREFNFAHVDHPEDATTSMEILDFQEASSPMDEKIRHVFKVFIPTGRTH